One window from the genome of uncultured Cohaesibacter sp. encodes:
- a CDS encoding response regulator transcription factor produces the protein MDSQSKRILIVDDDDDIRSLIAELFEREGYAVSTAQDSMEMDQIMDRTFPDLIILDLMLPGEDGLSICRRLRARHSLPILMLTAKGEELDRVVGLEIGADDYVVKPFSSRELLARTRALLRRIAGQSTPMMETRRIAFDRFVIDLDARQLLTKDQELVGLTSAEFDLLACFILRPRRVLSRDQILDFTHGRQANPYDRSVDILVSRLRKKLGPLESGGELISTVRNGGYLMAVPVKQVS, from the coding sequence ATGGACAGTCAAAGCAAACGCATACTCATCGTCGATGACGATGACGACATCCGGTCATTGATCGCCGAGCTGTTCGAGCGCGAGGGCTATGCCGTCTCCACCGCGCAGGACAGCATGGAAATGGATCAGATCATGGATAGAACCTTTCCGGACTTGATCATTCTCGATCTGATGCTGCCCGGCGAAGACGGATTGTCCATCTGCCGTCGTCTGAGGGCGCGGCATTCCCTGCCGATCCTGATGCTGACCGCCAAGGGCGAGGAACTGGACCGGGTTGTCGGGCTGGAAATCGGGGCCGACGACTATGTGGTCAAACCCTTCTCGAGCCGTGAGCTTCTGGCGCGGACGCGGGCGCTGTTGCGCAGGATCGCTGGACAGTCGACACCGATGATGGAGACGCGGCGAATAGCCTTTGACCGGTTTGTCATCGATCTCGATGCCCGTCAGCTGCTGACCAAAGATCAGGAACTCGTAGGACTTACAAGTGCCGAGTTTGATCTGCTGGCCTGCTTCATCCTGAGACCAAGGCGGGTCCTCTCCCGCGACCAGATTCTGGATTTCACCCATGGGCGGCAGGCCAATCCCTACGATAGATCCGTTGACATTCTGGTGTCGCGATTGCGCAAGAAGCTGGGGCCGCTCGAAAGCGGGGGCGAGTTGATCAGCACGGTGCGCAACGGCGGATATCTTATGGCCGTGCCCGTCAAACAGGTATCCTGA